A region of Allocoleopsis franciscana PCC 7113 DNA encodes the following proteins:
- a CDS encoding alpha/beta fold hydrolase, with product MAIAQSTSTQTASTEHSIGGTVHNYRWTWQGQVQIVVYETLGEGTPVLLLPAFSTVSTREEMGGIAQHLSSQFQVITLDWPGFGDSERSSLDYRSSLYHQFLQDFVRDILDSPTAIVAAGHAAGYAMQLAQKMPSSVSKIVLVAPTWRGPLPTMGANSQVSGMVRELVQSPILGQTLYQMNTTSSFLRFMYGRHVYVEDAKLTPEFITHKREITQQPGARYAPAAFVTGAIDPVQERAEFLGYFQSLSVPVMVMIGEQVPPKSRMEMDVLAGLPGVQSAVLPGSLGMHEECAEAVAEVVLPFLSRTPEGK from the coding sequence ATGGCGATCGCTCAATCCACTTCAACGCAGACCGCATCTACGGAACACAGCATCGGTGGTACCGTCCACAACTATCGTTGGACTTGGCAAGGACAAGTGCAAATCGTGGTGTATGAAACCCTGGGCGAGGGAACACCGGTGTTGCTACTCCCTGCCTTTAGTACTGTCTCCACACGGGAAGAGATGGGGGGAATTGCCCAGCACTTATCCTCTCAGTTTCAGGTTATAACCTTGGATTGGCCTGGATTTGGTGACTCGGAGCGTTCATCTTTAGATTACCGCTCATCGTTATATCATCAGTTTTTGCAAGATTTCGTTAGAGATATTTTAGATAGCCCAACAGCGATAGTGGCAGCCGGTCATGCGGCTGGATATGCGATGCAGTTGGCGCAAAAAATGCCATCCTCTGTGAGCAAAATTGTTTTAGTCGCTCCCACTTGGCGCGGTCCTTTACCAACAATGGGAGCCAATTCGCAGGTATCTGGCATGGTCAGAGAGCTAGTGCAATCGCCTATTTTAGGTCAAACACTCTACCAGATGAATACAACTTCCTCCTTTTTGCGCTTCATGTATGGGCGTCATGTGTATGTTGAGGATGCCAAGTTGACGCCAGAATTTATAACCCACAAGCGGGAAATTACTCAGCAACCGGGAGCCAGATATGCTCCGGCAGCATTTGTCACAGGCGCAATTGACCCAGTACAGGAACGTGCCGAGTTTTTAGGATACTTCCAATCCTTATCCGTGCCAGTGATGGTCATGATCGGGGAACAGGTTCCTCCTAAATCAAGGATGGAAATGGATGTACTCGCTGGATTGCCGGGTGTTCAGTCGGCGGTGCTTCCAGGTTCTTTAGGGATGCATGAGGAATGTGCGGAAGCTGTGGCAGAGGTGGTTTTGCCGTTTTTGTCACGAACCCCAGAGGGCAAGTAG